One window of the Chanodichthys erythropterus isolate Z2021 chromosome 2, ASM2448905v1, whole genome shotgun sequence genome contains the following:
- the zufsp gene encoding zinc finger-containing ubiquitin peptidase 1 isoform X1, which translates to MPVCDICCEELPSEAEMRTHLLLGHMENVIACPFCSLSGVSYDELSFHINTAHIEKDCKDMNATVVDSGQQISNEWIAKSQISPRTSSVKNTYKVSQASPLSSSHPSSFRVNGMTSLITGTTLSQETSTSLKSSPPAAATVSGAIKLDRTTQTPSTIPRREREGSHRKSKQKRLSSPIKEGNFPCPMCSLVCNDCFILQEHVELHLQDQDVTEGAGPDVGTSTEASTSNGRSGVMRYECPMCSLSCSNSTSLQEHFELHLEYGSASTTGHSSGDLTLARKLQEEEEQKWREAESRREVEDFKKLQKQFGLDNSGGYRKQMERNMERAVSRGQMVPAEFHRKRAEMLESLASGVDDGRSKTSGLMEALYRYYQKDASDCAHVWLCAETDHFSSSEGDKGWGCGYRNFQMLLSSLHRMEPHSLLPVSVPSIPRVQALIEEAWAQGADPQGASHFKHRLQGTRAWIGATEIYAVLTSLSVKARIVDFHKPTGPGETHLRMFEWVKQYFSHSASRSARLLPKVVQTTLPPIYLQHQGHSRSIVGVEQKVNGNLSLLLFDPAFAPGEMRRVLSQDTAASMVRRIRKFPSGLKHRQYQVVAVEGVLTPEEKQSRILNSRTLCAEKIP; encoded by the exons ATGCCTGTGTGTGACATCTGCTGTGAAGAGCTCCCATCTGAAGCAGAGATGAGAACCCATCTCCTCTTGGGTCACATGGAGAATGTAATAGCCTGCCCGTTCTGCTCTTTGTCCGGGGTCTCGTACGATGAGCTAAGCTTCCACATCAACACCGCACACATAGAAAAAGACTGCAAGGACATGAATGCGACAGTGGTTGACAGTGGACAGCAAATCTCAAATGAATGGATTGCTAAAAGTCAGATTTCTCCAAGGACTTCCAGTGTGAAAAATACGTACAAGGTATCTCAAGCCTCACCCCTGTCATCTAGTCACCCTTCATCCTTTCGGGTAAACGGGATGACCAGCCTGATTACAGGGACCACTCTTTCTCAGGAAACCTCGACCAGCTTGAAGAGTTCACCACCTGCAGCAGCCACAGTGAGTGGTGCGATAAAACTAGACAGAACTACACAAACACCCAGCACTATCcccagaagagagagagaaggcagCCATCGAAAATCAAAGCAGAAGCGCTTGTCCTCACCTATTAAAG AAGGGAACTTTCCATGTCCAATGTGCAGTTTGGTCTGCAATGACTGCTTTATTCTGCAGGAGCATGTTGAGCTTCATTTACAGGACCAAGATGTGACTGAAG GTGCTGGTCCTGATGTTGGCACTTCAACAGAAGCATCTACAAGCAATGGTAGATCAG GTGTGATGCGTTATGAGTGTCCAATGTGTTCTTTGAGCTGTTCCAACAGCACCTCCCTGCAGGAGCATTTTGAGCTCCACCTGGAATATGGCTCAGCATCTACAACAG GGCATTCATCTGGAGACCTGACTCTGGCCAGGAAGCTTCAGGAGGAAGAGGAGCAAAAGTGGAGGGAGGCAGAGAGCAGACGGGAAGTTGAGGACTTTAAGAAGCTCCAG AAGCAGTTTGGGCTCGATAACAGTGGTGGTTATCGCAAGCAAATGGAAAGGAATATGGAGAGGGCTGTGTCTCGAGGTCAGATGGTTCCCGCAGAGTTCCACAGGAAAAGAGCAGAGATGCTTGAATCTCTAGCCTCCGGGGTGGATGATGGCAGAAGCAAAACATCAG gACTTATGGAAGCTCTGTATAGGTACTACCAGAAGGATGCCTCTGACTGTGCGCATGTGTGGCTCTGTGCTGAGACTGATCACTTCTCTTCTTCGGAGGGAGACAAAGGTTGGGGATGCGGCTACAGAAACTTCCAGATGCTTCTTTCATCTTTGCACAGGATGGAGCCGCATAGCCTTTTACCTG TTTCAGTTCCCAGTATTCCGAGAGTACAGGCCCTAATCGAGGAGGCGTGGGCTCAAGGTGCAGATCCTCAGGGTGCTTCACACTTCAAACATCGGCTGCAGGGGACACGGGCTTGGATAGGAGCTACAGAAATCTATGCAGTTCTCACCTCCCTTAGTGTGAA AGCCCGAATTGTGGATTTTCACAAGCCCACTGGCCCAGGAGAGACACACCTCAGAATGTTTGAGTGGGTAAAACAATATTTCTCACATTCTGCCAGTAGGAGTGCAAGACTGCTGCCCAAAGTAGTACAGACAACTTTACCACCTATATACCTCCAGCACCAAG GCCACAGTCGCTCAATCGTAGGAGTAGAACAGAAAGTAAATGGCAACCTGTCCCTGCTCCTCTTTGATCCGGCGTTTGCACCTGGGGAAATGAGGAGAGTGCTGTCGCAAGATACAGCAGCTTCTATGGTACGCCGTATACGCAAATTCCCCAGTGGCCTAAAACACAGACAATATCAAGTGGTCGCCGTAGAAGGGGTGCTAACACCTGAAGAGAAACAG AGCCGCATTCTTAATTCAAGGACACTATGTGCTGAGAAAATTCCTTGA
- the zufsp gene encoding zinc finger-containing ubiquitin peptidase 1 isoform X2, with translation MPVCDICCEELPSEAEMRTHLLLGHMENVIACPFCSLSGVSYDELSFHINTAHIEKDCKDMNATVVDSGQQISNEWIAKSQISPRTSSVKNTYKVSQASPLSSSHPSSFRVNGMTSLITGTTLSQETSTSLKSSPPAAATVSGAIKLDRTTQTPSTIPRREREGSHRKSKQKRLSSPIKEGNFPCPMCSLVCNDCFILQEHVELHLQDQDVTEGAGPDVGTSTEASTSNGRSGVMRYECPMCSLSCSNSTSLQEHFELHLEYGSASTTGHSSGDLTLARKLQEEEEQKWREAESRREVEDFKKLQKQFGLDNSGGYRKQMERNMERAVSRGQMVPAEFHRKRAEMLESLASGVDDGRSKTSGLMEALYRYYQKDASDCAHVWLCAETDHFSSSEGDKGWGCGYRNFQMLLSSLHRMEPHSLLPGRTSATSCYSLSSLLKSTYHKCSFSFSSQYSESTGPNRGGVGSRCRSSGCFTLQTSAAGDTGLDRSYRNLCSSHLP, from the exons ATGCCTGTGTGTGACATCTGCTGTGAAGAGCTCCCATCTGAAGCAGAGATGAGAACCCATCTCCTCTTGGGTCACATGGAGAATGTAATAGCCTGCCCGTTCTGCTCTTTGTCCGGGGTCTCGTACGATGAGCTAAGCTTCCACATCAACACCGCACACATAGAAAAAGACTGCAAGGACATGAATGCGACAGTGGTTGACAGTGGACAGCAAATCTCAAATGAATGGATTGCTAAAAGTCAGATTTCTCCAAGGACTTCCAGTGTGAAAAATACGTACAAGGTATCTCAAGCCTCACCCCTGTCATCTAGTCACCCTTCATCCTTTCGGGTAAACGGGATGACCAGCCTGATTACAGGGACCACTCTTTCTCAGGAAACCTCGACCAGCTTGAAGAGTTCACCACCTGCAGCAGCCACAGTGAGTGGTGCGATAAAACTAGACAGAACTACACAAACACCCAGCACTATCcccagaagagagagagaaggcagCCATCGAAAATCAAAGCAGAAGCGCTTGTCCTCACCTATTAAAG AAGGGAACTTTCCATGTCCAATGTGCAGTTTGGTCTGCAATGACTGCTTTATTCTGCAGGAGCATGTTGAGCTTCATTTACAGGACCAAGATGTGACTGAAG GTGCTGGTCCTGATGTTGGCACTTCAACAGAAGCATCTACAAGCAATGGTAGATCAG GTGTGATGCGTTATGAGTGTCCAATGTGTTCTTTGAGCTGTTCCAACAGCACCTCCCTGCAGGAGCATTTTGAGCTCCACCTGGAATATGGCTCAGCATCTACAACAG GGCATTCATCTGGAGACCTGACTCTGGCCAGGAAGCTTCAGGAGGAAGAGGAGCAAAAGTGGAGGGAGGCAGAGAGCAGACGGGAAGTTGAGGACTTTAAGAAGCTCCAG AAGCAGTTTGGGCTCGATAACAGTGGTGGTTATCGCAAGCAAATGGAAAGGAATATGGAGAGGGCTGTGTCTCGAGGTCAGATGGTTCCCGCAGAGTTCCACAGGAAAAGAGCAGAGATGCTTGAATCTCTAGCCTCCGGGGTGGATGATGGCAGAAGCAAAACATCAG gACTTATGGAAGCTCTGTATAGGTACTACCAGAAGGATGCCTCTGACTGTGCGCATGTGTGGCTCTGTGCTGAGACTGATCACTTCTCTTCTTCGGAGGGAGACAAAGGTTGGGGATGCGGCTACAGAAACTTCCAGATGCTTCTTTCATCTTTGCACAGGATGGAGCCGCATAGCCTTTTACCTGGTAGAACATCAGCAACATCATGTTATTCTCTTAGCTCCTTGTTGAAAAGTACCTATCATAAATGTTCCTTCAGTTTCAGTTCCCAGTATTCCGAGAGTACAGGCCCTAATCGAGGAGGCGTGGGCTCAAGGTGCAGATCCTCAGGGTGCTTCACACTTCAAACATCGGCTGCAGGGGACACGGGCTTGGATAGGAGCTACAGAAATCTATGCAGTTCTCACCTCCCTTAG